Proteins encoded in a region of the Cyclopterus lumpus isolate fCycLum1 chromosome 23, fCycLum1.pri, whole genome shotgun sequence genome:
- the ssbp1 gene encoding single-stranded DNA-binding protein, mitochondrial → MLRSASARIFRQVVRNVSTDASLILERSINRVQLLGRVGQDPVMRQVEGRNPVTIFSLATNEMWRSGDGEASATGDISQKTTWHRVSVFKPGLRDVAYQYVKKGSRILVEGKLDYGEYVDKNQVRRQATTIIADNIVFLSDNVRERT, encoded by the exons ATGTTGAGGAGTGCGTCCGCACGG ATCTTCAGACAGGTGGTGAGAAATGTGAGCACAGACGCCAGCCTCATCCTGGAGAGAT CCATAAACCGCGTGCAGCTGCTGGGCCGAGTGGGTCAGGACCCGGTGATGAGACAGGTGGAGGGCCGCAACCCGGTGACCATCTTCTCCTTGGCGACCAATGAAATGTGGCGCTCTGGAGACGGAGAGGCGAGCGCAACGG GTGACATCAGCCAGAAGACGACGTGGCATCGCGTGTCGGTGTTCAAACCGGGTCTGAGAGACGTGGCCTACCAGTACGTCAAGAAAGG GTCCAGGATCCTCGTGGAGGGGAAACTGGACTACGGAGAATACGTGGACAAGAACCAGGTCAGACGCCAGGCCACCACCATCATCGCAg ACAACATCGTCTTCCTGAGCGACAACGTCCGAGAGAGAACCTGA